The following proteins are co-located in the Zonotrichia leucophrys gambelii isolate GWCS_2022_RI unplaced genomic scaffold, RI_Zleu_2.0 Scaffold_34_1600103, whole genome shotgun sequence genome:
- the DPF2 gene encoding zinc finger protein ubi-d4 isoform X2, producing the protein MAAVVQNVVKLLGEQYYRDAMEQCHSYNARLCAERSVRLPFLDSQTGVAQSNCYIWMEKRHRGPGLAAGQLYSYPARRWRKKRRSHPPEDPRLSFPSIKPDTDQALKKEALLAQDGSSLEALLRTDALDKRSLPDARGDDESLGEFPATNSRARKRILEPEDFLDDLDDEDYEEDTPKRRGKGKAKGKGVGGARKKLEAAILEDRDKPYACDICGKRYKNRPGLSYHYAHSHLAEEEGDDKDDSQPPTPVAPRPEEHKSKKGPDGLALPNNYCDFCLGDSKINKKTGQPEELVSCSDCGRSGHPSCLQFTPVMMAAVKTYRWQCIECKCCNICGTSENDDQLLFCDDCDRGYHMYCLTPPMAEPPEGSWSCHLCLDLLKEKASIYQNQNSS; encoded by the exons atggcggcggtGGTTCAGAATGTGGTCAAGCT GCTGGGCGAGCAGTACTACCGGGACGCCATggagcagtgccacagctaCAACGCGCGGCTCTGCGCCGAGCGCAGCGTGCGCCTGCCCTTCCTGGACTCGCAGACCGGCGTGGCCCAGAGCAACTGCTACATCTGGATGGAGAAACGGCACCGCGGGCCCG gtctggcagcagggcagctctaCTCGTACCCGGCGCGGCGCTGGCGCAAGAAACGGCGCTCGCACCCCCCGGAGGATCCGcgcctctccttcccctccatcAAACCCG aCACAGATCAGGCCCTGAAGAAGGAGGCGCTGCTGGCGCAGGACGGCAGCAGCCTCGAGGCGCTGCTCAGGACCGATGCCCTGGACAAGCGCTCCCTGCCCGACGCGCGCGGGGACGACGAGAGCCTGGGCGAGTTCCCGGCCACCAACAGCCGCGCCCGCAAG cGGATCCTGGAGCCCGAGGATTTCCTGGACGATCTGGACGATGAGGATTACGAGGAGGACACGCCCAAGCGGAGAGGGAAGGGCAAGGCCAAG ggcaaaGGCGTCGGGGGCGCCCGGAAGAAGCTCGAGGCCGCCATCCTGGAGGACCGGGACAAACCCTACGCCTGCGAca TCTGCGGGAAGCGCTACAAGAACCGGCCCGGCCTCAGTTACCACTACGCGCACTCGCACCTGGCCGAGGAGGAGGGCGACGACAAGGACGACTCGCAGCCGCCCACGCCCGTGGCGCCGCGCCCCGAGGAGCACAAAT CCAAGAAGGGCCCGGACGGGCTGGCGCTCCCCAACAATTACTGCGATTTCTGCCTGGGCGACTCCAAGATCAACAAGAAGACGGGACAGCCCGAGGAGCTCGTGTCGTGCTCCGACTGCGGCCGCTCCG ggcacccGTCGTGCCTGCAGTTCACCCCGGTGATGATGGCTGCGGTGAAGACGTACCGCTGGCAGTGCATCGAGTGCAAGTGCTGCAACATCTGCGGCACCTCCGAGAACGAC GACCAGCTGCTGTTCTGCGACGACTGCGACCGCGGCTACCACATGTACTGCCTGACGCCGCCCATGGCCGAGCCCCCCGAGG ggagctggagctgccacctCTGCCTGGACCTGCTCAAGGAGAAGGCGTCCATTTACCAGAACCAGAACAGCTCCTga
- the CDC42EP2 gene encoding cdc42 effector protein 2 encodes MATKVPIYLKRGSRKGKKEKLRDLLSSDMISPPLGDFRHTIHVGSGGRADTFGDISFLQGKLHLLPCGDGDAAEGTPPAPFEFSRAATMAGGQAGAEAPSPLLKNAISLPVLGAAQALTLPLPAAPAPPKPPRLHLDEAAAPSPSSPPSSSSSPPPSSVSPSRPRAAANGDAEPLLSHAGSLLSLHVDLGPSILDDVLQVMDRHQAERGAAARAQILT; translated from the coding sequence ATGGCCACCAAGGTGCCCATCTACCTGAAGCGCGGCAGCCGCAAGGGCAAGAAGGAGAAGCTGCGGGACCTCCTCTCGTCGGACATGATCAGCCCCCCCCTGGGCGACTTCCGCCACACCATCCACGTgggcagcggcggccgcgccgACACCTTCGGGGAcatctccttcctgcagggcaAGCTGCACCTGCTGCCGTGCGGGGACGGCGACGCCGCCGAGGGGACGCCGCCGGCGCCCTTCGAGTTCTCGCGTGCTGCCACCATGGCGGGCGGGCAGGCGGGCGCCGAGGCGCCGTCGCCGCTGCTCAAAAACGCCATCTCGCTGCCCGTGCTCGGCGCCGCCCAGGCCCTCACCCTGCCCCTGCCCGCAGCGCCGGCGCCGCCCAAACCGCCCCGGCTGCACCTGGACGAGGCCGCGGCACCGTCGCCATCGTCACcgccatcatcatcatcgtcacCGCCGCCATCGTCGGTGTCACCGTCGCGTCCCCGCGCGGCCGCCAACGGCGACGCCGAGCCCCTGCTGTCGCACGCCGGCtcgctgctgtccctgcacgTGGACCTGGGCCCGTCCATCCTGGACGATGTGCTGCAGGTCATGGACCGGCACCAGGCCGagcgcggcgccgccgcccgcgcccaGATCCTGACGTGA
- the DPF2 gene encoding zinc finger protein ubi-d4 isoform X1 produces the protein MAAVVQNVVKLLGEQYYRDAMEQCHSYNARLCAERSVRLPFLDSQTGVAQSNCYIWMEKRHRGPGLAAGQLYSYPARRWRKKRRSHPPEDPRLSFPSIKPDTDQALKKEALLAQDGSSLEALLRTDALDKRSLPDARGDDESLGEFPATNSRARKRILEPEDFLDDLDDEDYEEDTPKRRGKGKAKGKGVGGARKKLEAAILEDRDKPYACDNSYKQKHSLKPPDRVCGKRYKNRPGLSYHYAHSHLAEEEGDDKDDSQPPTPVAPRPEEHKSKKGPDGLALPNNYCDFCLGDSKINKKTGQPEELVSCSDCGRSGHPSCLQFTPVMMAAVKTYRWQCIECKCCNICGTSENDDQLLFCDDCDRGYHMYCLTPPMAEPPEGSWSCHLCLDLLKEKASIYQNQNSS, from the exons atggcggcggtGGTTCAGAATGTGGTCAAGCT GCTGGGCGAGCAGTACTACCGGGACGCCATggagcagtgccacagctaCAACGCGCGGCTCTGCGCCGAGCGCAGCGTGCGCCTGCCCTTCCTGGACTCGCAGACCGGCGTGGCCCAGAGCAACTGCTACATCTGGATGGAGAAACGGCACCGCGGGCCCG gtctggcagcagggcagctctaCTCGTACCCGGCGCGGCGCTGGCGCAAGAAACGGCGCTCGCACCCCCCGGAGGATCCGcgcctctccttcccctccatcAAACCCG aCACAGATCAGGCCCTGAAGAAGGAGGCGCTGCTGGCGCAGGACGGCAGCAGCCTCGAGGCGCTGCTCAGGACCGATGCCCTGGACAAGCGCTCCCTGCCCGACGCGCGCGGGGACGACGAGAGCCTGGGCGAGTTCCCGGCCACCAACAGCCGCGCCCGCAAG cGGATCCTGGAGCCCGAGGATTTCCTGGACGATCTGGACGATGAGGATTACGAGGAGGACACGCCCAAGCGGAGAGGGAAGGGCAAGGCCAAG ggcaaaGGCGTCGGGGGCGCCCGGAAGAAGCTCGAGGCCGCCATCCTGGAGGACCGGGACAAACCCTACGCCTGCGAca acAGTTACAAACAAAAGCATTCCTTGAAACCTCCCGACCGAG TCTGCGGGAAGCGCTACAAGAACCGGCCCGGCCTCAGTTACCACTACGCGCACTCGCACCTGGCCGAGGAGGAGGGCGACGACAAGGACGACTCGCAGCCGCCCACGCCCGTGGCGCCGCGCCCCGAGGAGCACAAAT CCAAGAAGGGCCCGGACGGGCTGGCGCTCCCCAACAATTACTGCGATTTCTGCCTGGGCGACTCCAAGATCAACAAGAAGACGGGACAGCCCGAGGAGCTCGTGTCGTGCTCCGACTGCGGCCGCTCCG ggcacccGTCGTGCCTGCAGTTCACCCCGGTGATGATGGCTGCGGTGAAGACGTACCGCTGGCAGTGCATCGAGTGCAAGTGCTGCAACATCTGCGGCACCTCCGAGAACGAC GACCAGCTGCTGTTCTGCGACGACTGCGACCGCGGCTACCACATGTACTGCCTGACGCCGCCCATGGCCGAGCCCCCCGAGG ggagctggagctgccacctCTGCCTGGACCTGCTCAAGGAGAAGGCGTCCATTTACCAGAACCAGAACAGCTCCTga